Sequence from the Microplitis demolitor isolate Queensland-Clemson2020A chromosome 2, iyMicDemo2.1a, whole genome shotgun sequence genome:
aaaaaaaaaaaaaaaaaaaaaaaattagaaaaacatctttaattataaaatgatgtttaataataaatattaattaaaattttcatcaaatttcttaGGCTAAGTTATTTTGAGTCTCAATGTAGacgcaaaatataaatttataaaaattgcgcaaatgaataattaataacttcaattgtataagtctactctaatattaaataaataattaattattagtttaattttacaaacctgctccaatattatatttatttattattgacttcgatgatacttgtaatttagtaattgGTTTACCAACTATTTATGAGACCAACTGTGTAACACAAAAATACTAGTTGAACGGCAagttaaaatacttgataatagGTGACACACCACGTAAGTTACAAAACAGagcggtaaattataaaagagtaaatgaaaataacattaaaatgttttcagtatttttaatacataattaatattgataaaacaaaataattagtcgagtgtattaaatattaaataaataaagataataataataatattaaaagtggTTTTCTAAGATTCTTTGAGGACTCTttcgtttcatattttattgtggctTATTGACATTTCTCTCCGATAAATACCTGGATACTCTTACGATGTGCTAGATGATCAACaggatttgataattacttgataagattactaatttaattaaaacataaataataatgaaaacaataaaaaattttaaacctagAGCAGAcacttgcgcatgcgcacaacTACTATTAGATCAACgggcataattaaaattttaataattaattataaatataaaaacaaacaaacaaacgctatttttggtggggtattaacaaacaaatcaagataaatggaaaaaaaattaaaaaagatagaaaatgagtatagtcaccgctaacttcaaataaatttttaaaaatttatttaaaaaaaaataaagaacgaacaaataattatttatagcgaaCATTGACGAACAATCGACGAACAAACNNNNNNNNNNNNNNNNNNNNNNNNNNNNNNNNNNNNNNNNNNNNNNNNNNNNNNNNNNNNNNNNNNNNNNNNNNNNNNNNNNNNNNNNNNNNNNNNNNNNtaataataataataataataataataataataataataataataataataataataataataataataataataataataataataataataataataataataataataataataataataataataataataataataataataataataatcataataataataataataataataataataataataataataataataataataataataataataataataataataataataataataataataataataataataataataataataataataataataataataataataataataataataataataataataataataataataataataataataataataataataatcataataataataataataataataataataataataataataataataataataataataataataataataataataataataataataataataataataataataataataataataataataataataataataataataataataataataataataataataataataataataatcataataataataataataataataataataataataataataataataataataatcataatcataataataataataataataataataataataataataataataataatcataataataataataataataataataataataataataataataataataataataataataatcataatcataataataataataataataataatcataatcataataataataataataataataataataataataataataataatcataatcataataataataataataataataataataataataataataataataataatcataataataataataataataataataatcataataataataataacaataataataataataataataataataataataataataatcataataataataataataataataataataataataataataataataataataataataataataataataataataataataataataataataataataataataataataataataataataataataataataataataataataataataataataataataataataataataataataataataataataataataataataataataataataataataataataataataataataataataattataatcattataataataataataataataataataataataataataataataataataataataataataataataataataatcataataataataataataataataataataataataatcataataataataataataataataataataataataataataataataatcatcataataataataataataataataataataataataataataataataataataataataataataataataataataataataataataataataataataataataataataataataataataataataataataataataataataataataataataataataataataataataataataataataataatcataataataataataataataataataataataataataataataataataataataataataatcataataataataataataataataataataataataataataataataataataataataataataataataataataataataataataataataataataataataataataataataataataataataataataataataataataataataataataataataataataataataataataataataataataataataataataataataataataataataat
This genomic interval carries:
- the LOC128667306 gene encoding GATA zinc finger domain-containing protein 15-like, translating into NNNNNNNNNNNNNNNNNNNNNNNNNNNNNNNNNNNNNNNHNNNNNNNNNNNNNNNNNNNNNNNNNNNNNNNNNNNNNNNNNNNNNNN
- the LOC128667347 gene encoding probable cyclin-dependent serine/threonine-protein kinase DDB_G0292550, with translation NNNNNNNNNNNNNNNNNNNNNNNNNNNNNNNNNNNNNNNNNNNNNNNNHNNNNNNNNNNNNNNNNNNHNHNNNNNNNNNNNNNNNNHNNNNNNNNNNNNNNNNNNNNNHNHNNNNNNNNHNHNNNNNNNNNNNNNNNHNHNNNNNNNNNNNNNNNNNHNNNNNNNNNHNNNNNNNNNNNNNNNNNNNHNNNNNNNNNNNNNNNNNNNNNNNNNNNNNNNNNNNNNNNNNNNNNNNNNNNNNNNNNNNNNNNNNNNNNNNNNNNNNNNNNNNNYNHYNNNNNNNNNNNNNNNNNNNNNNNNNHNNNNNNNNNNNNHNNNNNNNNNNNNNNNNHHNNNNNNNNNNNNNNNNNNNNNNNNNNNNNNNNNNNNNNNNNNNNNNNNNNNNNNNNNNNNNNNNNHNNNNNNNNNNNNNNNNNNNNNHNNNNNNNNNNNNNNNNNNNNNNNNNNNNNNNNNNNNNNNNNNNNNNNNNNNNNNNNNNNNNNNNNNNNNNNNNNNNNNNNNNNNNNNNNNNNNNNNNNNNNNNNNNNNNNNNNNNNNNNNNNNNNNNNNNNNNNNNNNNNNNNNNNNNNNNNNNNNNNNNNNNNNNNNNNNNNNNHNNNNNNNKSILAILSHIIKDQTGWLYIDRVNHISVKYFPEIINSDNDDDNEDNDTRFVLSCDTRNVENERENEDIDTLAQLIPEEDEFHMKNVCIGVQPAQKEQEYRLRVISEARMDVTSDSESENSETPSLIGAQQNGVLTWSARLKTQLPNQHVASQRSEENNFWSVEPPGQHFVIE